In Monodelphis domestica isolate mMonDom1 chromosome 4, mMonDom1.pri, whole genome shotgun sequence, one DNA window encodes the following:
- the LOC100031472 gene encoding T-cell surface glycoprotein CD3 delta chain produces MALQKIPRWTMKWDLCLTGLILTIILLQGSDVQADEEDKPLSISVVESEDKIFLKCNGTEFSWMDLEESSNKSHLGNKSVDLGKKIQDPRGIYQCSDNKDKKSVLQVYYRMCQNCVEVKSSSLIGILIADIIATVFLAVGVYCFAGHEEGYLSADFDKQILMQNDELYQPLRDRDDNSYSHIGGKRPQNK; encoded by the exons ATGGCTCTTCAGAAAATACCCAGGTGGACTATGAAGTGGGACTTGTGTCTGACTGGCCTCATCCTGACCATCATTCTTCTCCAGG GCTCTGATGTCCAGGCAGATGAAGAAG ACAAACCCTTAAGCATATCAGTGGTGGAATCTGAGGACAAGATTTTTCTGAAGTGCAATGGCACAGAATTCTCATGGATGGACTTGGAGGAATCATCAAATAAAAGTCATCTAGGCAATAAAAGTGTGGacttgggaaaaaaaatccaggatCCCCGAGGAATATATCAATGTAGTGACAACAAGGACAAGAAATCTGTTCTGCAGGTTTATTATCGGA TGTGCCAGAACTGTGTGGAAGTGAAATCAAGCTCTCTGATTGGAATTCTGATTGCTGATATTATTGCCACAGTTTTTCTGGCTGTTGGAGTCTACTGCTTTGCAGGGCATGAGGAGGGGTATCTCTCAGCAG ATTTTGATAAGCAGATTCTGATGCAGAATGATGAACTCTACCAG CCACTTAGAGATCGAGATGACAACTCATACAGCCATATTGGAGGCAAACGACCTCAGAACAAGTGA
- the LOC100031464 gene encoding T-cell surface glycoprotein CD3 gamma chain isoform X2, whose translation MKLASLILTIILIQGIVAQTDEVGKPVDLDDNQQDGTVLLTCNFQEVQTVEWIKEGMILKETKKTLNLGSIFEDPQNVFWCRNLTNTPKKKSSPLHVYYRMCQNCMKLDGVTLSGLILAEIITLFLLAVGIYFIARQDGVWQSRASDKQTLLTNDQLYQPLRDREDDQYSHLQGSHPRKK comes from the exons ATGAAGCTGGCCAGCCTGATCCTGACCATCATTCTTATCCAGG gTATTGTGGCCCAGACAGATGAAG TAGGAAAGCCTGTGGACTTGGATGACAATCAACAAGATGGGACTGTACTACTAACCTGCAATTTTCAAGAGGTACAAACTGTCGAGTGGATTAAAGAGGGAATGATCctgaaggaaactaagaaaacaTTAAACCTGGGAAGTATCTTCGAAGACCCCCAAAATGTATTTTGGTGTAGAAACTTAACAAATACAccaaagaaaaaatcaagcccACTTCACGTGTATTACAGAA TGTGCCAAAACTGCATGAAGCTGGATGGGGTCACTCTATCAGGCCTAATCTTAGCTGAAATCATCACTCTTTTCCTCCTTGCTGTTGGTATCTACTTTATCGCACGGCAGGATGGCGTTTGGCAATCAAGAG CTTCCGACAAACAAACTCTGCTAACTAATGACCAACTTTACCAG CCACTCAGGGATCGAGAAGATGACCAATACAGTCACCTTCAAGGGAGTCACCCTCGGAAGAAGTGA
- the LOC100031464 gene encoding T-cell surface glycoprotein CD3 gamma chain isoform X1, giving the protein MKPSASKKAHPLFLHSSSLPSGKDKKCWADPSKFTTTCLNCIVAQTDEVGKPVDLDDNQQDGTVLLTCNFQEVQTVEWIKEGMILKETKKTLNLGSIFEDPQNVFWCRNLTNTPKKKSSPLHVYYRMCQNCMKLDGVTLSGLILAEIITLFLLAVGIYFIARQDGVWQSRASDKQTLLTNDQLYQPLRDREDDQYSHLQGSHPRKK; this is encoded by the exons ATGAAACCATCTGCCTCCAAGAAAgcccacccactcttcctgcactCCTCCAGCCTTCCTTCCGGAAAAGATAAGAAGTGTTGGGCGGACCCCAGCAAGTTCACAACCACTTGTCTAAATT gTATTGTGGCCCAGACAGATGAAG TAGGAAAGCCTGTGGACTTGGATGACAATCAACAAGATGGGACTGTACTACTAACCTGCAATTTTCAAGAGGTACAAACTGTCGAGTGGATTAAAGAGGGAATGATCctgaaggaaactaagaaaacaTTAAACCTGGGAAGTATCTTCGAAGACCCCCAAAATGTATTTTGGTGTAGAAACTTAACAAATACAccaaagaaaaaatcaagcccACTTCACGTGTATTACAGAA TGTGCCAAAACTGCATGAAGCTGGATGGGGTCACTCTATCAGGCCTAATCTTAGCTGAAATCATCACTCTTTTCCTCCTTGCTGTTGGTATCTACTTTATCGCACGGCAGGATGGCGTTTGGCAATCAAGAG CTTCCGACAAACAAACTCTGCTAACTAATGACCAACTTTACCAG CCACTCAGGGATCGAGAAGATGACCAATACAGTCACCTTCAAGGGAGTCACCCTCGGAAGAAGTGA